One window of the Leishmania panamensis strain MHOM/PA/94/PSC-1 chromosome 12 sequence genome contains the following:
- a CDS encoding hypothetical protein (TriTrypDB/GeneDB-style sysID: LpmP.12.0860) has translation MPPKLTSKNIFDVVFDQLPADAFIDTGPASLKEELILEASGMLGSSGKGPGNQRSAQRGGSNVVSSGSDGGGTTSYRRHLLPSAFVAATAAVVRSKARSVPAVPEDSPAAAVEQRKDLQDSDVLDAEELEGSTAAPLSAQAPPPDYAAASASSTVVSSEGVFRRVDDEVADLRADRFAVRRRGGPDAPKRCDGGRNATATEGGLDMQMDAEDEAVREATKYAGCVAEMQAAKEASAEQQLLCSWQPIGGGGPLVTLDARLASSKASAGIGPSFSAVGRGTELSVSCDAAAEGVATPKAMGATTESSLATPTAELVAVGVSSAAVSGAASARAEGQIGDRTLLSYTSGGSQTGSAVRTGVSGCQSASTAGDPLLQQPFGFAGAPQKGGTFTAAEQLILMPPGLDRVYTGTCVMYRHPKNFGFISPDLGGPDVFFITDSIALSFTRLALRAFYLRNGLPVPPLVAAAYRVGPAKANSIASGEDGAPTNGTTTSVVNAGTASDANGSVPAPVSSVSPGLTGMAGGISAAGDGQTRVTGTALGEEGVLGSTPVLATRAGDTGDRVLIPPTTGEELAWAEAAASLLTSATAQLLQHQVNQGIGGGLRVGDRLSFVVSRNHAARGGNGRLLRAEFLRGVPAAQLAMAVEQSWFHPLFPGAVGRKTSTPYRASLRPPPPPPSSSTAGGGGAGDEAGMSATAYPLAPFTSATSTLTRYTGCVRTYDAEEQRGYIRCDELSGSGGGNTPDVIFYPHSVLWDLTRCPPLKRQVKECMRLAYSVCGTERNGKYIATLITTPSGAPFCEDNMTFAENVLPFFAAETGGAGWRRGRGEDGNSVGGGRSAMGMDSGAGASAEGIAGDRKRVKAAEDDMLLLYAEDDYPYM, from the coding sequence ATGCCGCCTAAGCTGACCTCCAAGAACATCTTCGATGTCGTCTTTGATCAGCTCCCGGCAGATGCGTTCATCGATACTGGGCCGGCCTCTCTAAAGGAGGAACTCATACTCGAGGCGTCGGGCATGCTCGGTAGCAGCGGTAAAGGCCCAGGAAATCAGCGTAGCGCCCAGCGAGGCGGTTCCAACGTCgtcagcagtggcagtgaTGGAGGTGGGACAACAAGCTATCGACggcaccttctcccttcaGCGTTTGTggccgcgacggcggctgtcGTGCGGTCAAAGGCCCGTTCGGTGCCCGCTGTGCCAGAGGAttcccccgctgctgctgtggaaCAGCGAAAAGACTTGCAGGACTCCGACGTTTTGGATGCCGAGGAGCTTGAgggcagcactgcagcgccgctgtcggcacAAGCGCCTCCGCCGGACTACGCTGCGGCATCTGCGTCCTCCACGGTGGTCTCCTCTGAAGGTGTCTTTCGCAGAGTCGACGATGAGGTGGCCGACCTACGCGCTGATCGCTTTGCGGTGAGGCGTCGTGGCGGCCCCGACGCGCCAAAGcgctgcgatggcggccgTAATGCCACGGCGACAGAAGGGGGCCTTGACATGCAGATGGACGCCGAGGACGAAGCGGTGAGGGAGGCCACCAAGTACGCTGGCTGTGTGGCAGAAATGCAGGCAGCCAAGGAGGCCAGCGCTGAGCAACAGCTGCTATGCTCTTGGCAGCCTATCGGCGGCGGGGGGCCTTTGGTTACGCTTGATGCTCGTCTTGCATCGAGCAAGGCGAGTGCCGGCATCGGACCCAGCTTCAGTGCAGTCGGCCGTGGCACAGAATTGTCGGTTAgctgtgacgctgctgcggaaggGGTCGCTACGCCGAAAGCGATGGGTGCTACCACGGAGTCGTCACTGGCGACCCCAACTGCTGAGCTGGTGGCCGTCGGCGTGTCGTCAGCCGCCGTCTCCGGAGCAGCGAGTGCGCGCGCCGAAGGGCAAATCGGCGACCGCACGCTTCTCTCTTACACGTCAGGCGGATCTCAGACGGGCAGCGCAGTGCGGACAGGTGTTAGTGGTTGCCAGTCAGCATCAACAGCCGGAGACCCACTTCTTCAGCAACCCTTCGGCTTTGCTGGCGCTCCACAGAAAGGTGGCACTTTCACGGCGGCCGAGCAGCTTATCCTCATGCCTCCAGGTCTGGATCGCGTGTACACCGGCACTTGCGTCATGTATCGACACCCAAAGAATTTCGGCTTCATCTCGCCAGACTTGGGCGGGCCGGATGTGTTCTTCATCACCGACAGCATCGCCCTCTCCTTTACGAGACTGGCACTTCGGGCCTTCTACCTGCGCAATGGcttgccggtgccgccgcttgTTGCCGCTGCGTATCGTGTGGGCCCGGCAAAAGCGAATTCAATCGCGTCTGGTGAAGACGGGGCGCCGACCAATGGCACGACGACATCTGTGGTGAACGCTGGAACAGCTTCCGACGCAAATGGCTCGGTGCCGGCTCCGGTATCGTCGGTGTCCCCTGGACTCACCGGAATGGCTGGAGGTATatcagctgctggagatggGCAGACAAGGGTGACCGGCACTGCGCTTGGTGAGGAAGGCGTTCTCGGGTCTACCCCTGTTTTGGCAACTCGGGCGGGGGACACTGGCGACCGCGTACTCATTCCGCCAACCACCGGGGAGGAGTTGGCGTgggcggaggcggctgcttcgctgctCACCAGTGCCACCGCacagcttctccagcaccaAGTCAATCAaggcatcggcggcggccttCGGGTCGGGGATCGCCTGAGCTTTGTCGTTAGCCGCAACCACGCCGCGCGTGGCGGGAATGGCCGCCTGCTGCGTGCTGAGTTTCTCCGTGGTGTtccggcagcgcagctggcgaTGGCCGTGGAGCAAAGTTGGTTTCATCCGCTGTTCCCTGGCGCAGTTGGGCGAAAGACGAGCACACCTTACCGCGCTTCCCTAAgaccaccgcccccccctccctcgtcgTCCACCGCTGGGGGCGGGGGAGCCGGCGATGAGGCAGGCATGTCAGCAACTGCCTATCCTCTTgcccccttcacctctgccACCTCGACGCTCACCCGCTACACCGGATGTGTTCGCACATATGacgcggaggagcagcgcggcTACATCCGGTGCGACGAGTtgagtggcagcggtggcggtaaCACGCCTGATGTCATCTTCTACCCGCACTCCGTGCTCTGGGACTTGACGCGCTGCCCGCCGTTGAAGCGACAGGTGAAAGAGTGTATGCGGCTGGCCTACAGTGTGTGTGGGACGGAGCGCAACGGCAAGTACATCGCCACCCTCATCACTACCCCCAGCGGCGCGCCTTTCTGCGAGGACAACATGACGTTCGCCGAGAACGTGTTGCCGTTTTTCGCGGCTGAGACGGGCGGCGCAGGTTGGCGGCGTGGGCGTGGCGAGGATGGCAACAGCgttggcggcggccgctCCGCAATGGGCAtggacagcggcgccggcgcaaGTGCCGAGGGTATCGCTGGTGACCGCAAGCGTGTTAAGGCAGCCGAGGACGACATGCTGCTCCTCTACGCCGAGGACGACTACCCGTACATGTAA